Proteins found in one Archaeoglobus neptunius genomic segment:
- a CDS encoding ABC transporter permease, with amino-acid sequence MKAIIVAKKEFADMITSKRFIILLAAMILLYLLFTTQMGSLTVVSTGGIIGYFGTSSISLVGGIFGLALGFDAISREKENGTLRTLLTHPVFRDEIVLGKAIAALLTICIIVFITVLVMVGTAAFYGYIPDFNDVVVLAKFSLTTVAYLFTFFSIAFFFSAILKSSSNAMTASFAVFILLVIILPVFSFFIAQAIVGPPPQPPDIDYTVNDPSYYENIHESPEWKKYEKESREYYQRQEEIMSTLMLFSPQESYMALVSSFAAEKSTIFGTVDTTKSALSFVIVPLALFTATYVRFTREEL; translated from the coding sequence TTGAAGGCCATTATTGTAGCAAAAAAGGAATTTGCAGATATGATAACGAGCAAGAGATTCATAATTTTGCTTGCTGCAATGATTCTGCTCTATCTCCTGTTCACGACTCAGATGGGATCGTTAACTGTCGTGTCTACAGGGGGAATTATCGGTTATTTCGGCACCTCATCTATTTCGCTTGTTGGGGGAATCTTTGGACTTGCATTGGGATTTGATGCAATTTCAAGGGAAAAAGAGAATGGAACGCTACGCACCTTACTCACTCATCCGGTTTTCAGGGATGAGATTGTTCTGGGAAAGGCAATTGCCGCATTGCTAACCATCTGCATCATAGTCTTCATAACGGTTCTTGTCATGGTGGGGACGGCAGCCTTCTACGGGTACATTCCGGACTTTAACGATGTGGTTGTCCTTGCGAAGTTTTCGCTGACCACGGTGGCTTACCTCTTCACATTCTTCTCAATTGCATTCTTTTTCTCTGCGATACTCAAAAGCTCTTCCAACGCCATGACAGCCTCATTTGCCGTATTCATTCTTCTTGTGATAATTCTGCCTGTATTCAGCTTTTTCATTGCACAGGCAATTGTCGGCCCTCCTCCTCAGCCGCCGGATATAGATTACACCGTGAATGACCCGTCCTACTATGAGAATATTCACGAAAGCCCTGAGTGGAAGAAGTATGAAAAGGAGAGCAGGGAGTACTATCAAAGACAGGAGGAAATAATGTCCACACTCATGCTGTTCTCTCCTCAGGAAAGCTACATGGCGCTTGTTTCTTCCTTTGCTGCTGAAAAGTCCACGATATTTGGAACTGTTGATACAACAAAAAGTGCGCTCAGCTTTGTAATTGTACCTCTTGCTCTCTTCACAGCAACATACGTCAGATTCACGAGGGAAGAGTTATGA
- the guaA gene encoding glutamine-hydrolyzing GMP synthase — translation MDVEKFVENAIKEIKEKVGVGKAIIALSGGVDSSVCTVLAHRAIGDKLIPVFVDTGLMREGEPERIREIFGHMGLVFIDAKDEFFAALKGVTDPEEKRKVVGELFVRIFERVAEEHGAEYLIQGTIYPDIIESQGGIKSHHNVGGFPTSYRFKDVIEPLRELYKDEVREVARYLGLPKEISERMPFPGPGLAVRIVGEVTPEKVEVVRKANKIVEEELEDYDKWQCFAALIGKATGVKGDIRVWGYVIAVRAVGSRDGMTADPLNIDYERLRRIALRITGEIDKVSRVVYDITPKPPATIEYE, via the coding sequence ATGGATGTTGAGAAGTTTGTTGAAAATGCAATTAAGGAGATAAAAGAAAAGGTTGGGGTCGGAAAGGCAATAATAGCGCTTTCGGGTGGAGTTGACAGTTCTGTATGCACAGTGCTCGCTCACAGGGCCATCGGCGATAAGCTGATACCGGTTTTTGTGGACACGGGTCTGATGAGAGAGGGGGAGCCAGAGAGAATAAGGGAGATTTTCGGTCACATGGGGCTTGTGTTCATAGATGCAAAAGATGAGTTTTTCGCAGCACTGAAAGGGGTAACTGATCCGGAGGAGAAGAGAAAGGTTGTTGGAGAGCTATTCGTCAGGATCTTCGAGAGGGTCGCGGAAGAACACGGGGCAGAGTATCTTATTCAGGGAACGATTTATCCGGACATAATCGAGAGCCAGGGTGGAATAAAAAGCCATCACAATGTGGGTGGCTTTCCAACATCTTACAGATTCAAGGATGTCATAGAGCCGTTGAGGGAGCTTTACAAAGATGAGGTCAGAGAGGTGGCGAGATATCTCGGCCTGCCAAAAGAGATTTCGGAGAGAATGCCATTTCCGGGGCCAGGACTGGCAGTGAGAATCGTTGGCGAGGTCACACCGGAGAAGGTTGAGGTCGTGAGGAAGGCGAACAAAATAGTTGAGGAGGAGCTTGAGGATTATGATAAATGGCAGTGTTTTGCAGCTTTGATTGGAAAAGCAACCGGTGTGAAAGGAGATATCAGGGTGTGGGGTTATGTTATCGCCGTAAGAGCTGTGGGTTCGAGAGACGGGATGACGGCCGACCCGCTCAACATCGACTATGAAAGGCTGAGAAGAATTGCTCTGAGGATAACCGGAGAAATAGACAAAGTCTCAAGGGTTGTTTACGACATCACTCCCAAGCCTCCTGCAACCATAGAGTATGAGTAG
- the pyrG gene encoding glutamine hydrolyzing CTP synthase, which translates to MKYIVVTGGVMSGLGKGITAASIGRLLVDMGYKVVPIKIDPYINIDAGTMNPFQHGEVYVLKDGTEVDLDLGHYERFIGEELTGDHNITTGKIYRCVIDKERKGDYLGQTVQIIPHVTDEIKRWIRRVANNSGADICLVEIGGTVGDIEGMPFLEAVRQMHNEEREEDFALVHVTLVPLDAGGEQKTKPTQHSVKELRELGLHPDVIVGRCKERLKDGTKRKISLFCDVPVEAVISNEDAGDIYEVPLIFKREKLDEYLLNKLKLEVREKSGKWDGIVEKLRSLEEEVTIAIVGKYVDVRDAYLSIKEALKHGGIYAGCRVNYVWVDSEDLESVSDFEFEADGILVPGGFGLRGAEGKIRAIEYARENNIPFLGICFGFQLAVIEFARHVVGLEGATSSELVEDSGESVHRVIDLLPEQRQIEEKGGTMRLGDIEVTIKPDTMAYRLYGREKIYERHRHRYEVNPEYIPVIEENGLVFSAYSDGGRRMEIAELPEHRFFFATQFHPEFKSRPYNPSPPFVGFVSAALRYKRDCDGC; encoded by the coding sequence ATGAAGTATATTGTGGTTACCGGCGGAGTTATGAGCGGACTTGGTAAGGGCATCACCGCAGCCTCGATCGGTAGGCTTCTGGTGGATATGGGTTACAAGGTGGTACCAATAAAAATTGACCCCTATATAAACATAGATGCAGGCACAATGAATCCATTTCAGCACGGGGAGGTTTACGTTTTGAAGGATGGAACTGAGGTCGATCTGGATCTCGGACATTACGAGCGTTTTATTGGAGAGGAGCTAACCGGGGATCATAACATAACCACCGGAAAAATCTACAGGTGCGTGATTGATAAAGAGAGAAAGGGGGACTACCTAGGTCAGACCGTTCAGATAATACCACATGTGACTGATGAAATAAAGAGATGGATAAGGAGAGTTGCAAATAACAGCGGAGCGGACATCTGCCTTGTTGAGATTGGTGGCACTGTTGGAGACATCGAGGGGATGCCATTTCTGGAGGCTGTAAGGCAGATGCACAATGAGGAGAGAGAAGAGGATTTTGCTCTCGTGCACGTCACTCTTGTTCCTCTCGATGCGGGCGGTGAGCAGAAGACGAAACCGACACAGCACAGTGTAAAGGAATTGAGAGAACTCGGACTGCATCCGGATGTGATTGTAGGAAGATGCAAGGAAAGGCTGAAGGATGGAACGAAAAGGAAAATCTCGCTGTTCTGTGATGTGCCTGTTGAAGCCGTGATCAGCAATGAGGATGCTGGAGATATCTACGAGGTGCCGTTAATTTTCAAACGAGAGAAGCTTGATGAGTATCTGCTCAACAAATTAAAGCTGGAGGTCAGGGAAAAATCGGGTAAATGGGATGGAATTGTTGAAAAGCTCAGATCTCTGGAGGAGGAAGTGACAATAGCAATCGTTGGAAAGTATGTTGACGTGAGAGACGCATATTTGAGCATAAAAGAGGCTCTAAAACATGGTGGAATTTATGCAGGGTGCAGAGTAAACTATGTGTGGGTTGATAGCGAGGATTTGGAGAGCGTCAGTGATTTTGAGTTCGAAGCAGATGGAATCCTGGTTCCAGGCGGTTTTGGGTTGAGAGGGGCAGAAGGCAAAATAAGGGCCATAGAGTATGCGAGAGAAAACAACATTCCGTTTCTTGGAATATGCTTTGGATTCCAGCTTGCTGTAATAGAGTTTGCAAGGCATGTCGTTGGACTGGAGGGTGCAACGAGTTCCGAGCTTGTTGAGGATAGTGGTGAGAGTGTGCACAGGGTTATAGATCTGCTGCCGGAGCAGAGGCAAATTGAGGAAAAGGGGGGAACAATGAGGCTGGGAGATATAGAGGTTACAATCAAGCCCGATACTATGGCCTACCGGCTCTATGGTAGGGAGAAAATCTACGAGAGGCACAGACACAGATACGAGGTTAATCCGGAGTACATTCCGGTTATCGAGGAAAATGGTCTTGTATTCAGTGCGTACTCTGATGGGGGTAGAAGAATGGAAATCGCCGAGTTGCCGGAGCACAGATTCTTTTTTGCTACCCAGTTCCATCCTGAGTTCAAGTCTCGTCCCTATAACCCTTCTCCGCCTTTTGTGGGTTTTGTGAGTGCAGCGTTGAGGTACAAGAGGGATTGCGATGGATGTTGA
- a CDS encoding ABC transporter ATP-binding protein: protein MHAIEIEGVTKCYGEFKALDDLTLHVEMGDVFGFLGPNGAGKTTTINAALGLIRPDSGNIRILGIDVEEKPVEVKKVCGYLPENYGFYDNLSAMQNLTYYAEFYGIRSRDYLQELLAMVGLENAAEKKLKEFSRGMRQRLALAQALINDPEVVFLDEPTNGLDPSGIADFRRIIRNLNRDGKTIFFSSHILAEVREVCRSIGIISKGRLLKTGRIDKLNSKMSIIVQTEPQADESLLREFGDVSFDEQQDAFVIDVERDCRVEISKRLFESGYIVKELHLREPTLEEVYFSIVG from the coding sequence ATGCACGCCATAGAAATTGAGGGTGTGACGAAGTGTTATGGTGAGTTCAAAGCTCTTGACGATCTTACACTCCATGTTGAGATGGGAGACGTTTTTGGTTTTCTCGGGCCAAATGGCGCCGGAAAAACGACGACAATTAACGCTGCACTTGGTTTGATCAGACCAGATTCCGGAAATATAAGAATCCTGGGAATAGATGTGGAGGAAAAGCCGGTTGAGGTGAAAAAAGTTTGCGGATACCTCCCGGAAAATTACGGCTTTTACGACAATCTTTCAGCAATGCAGAATCTGACCTACTACGCTGAGTTCTATGGGATCAGGTCCAGAGATTACCTGCAGGAACTTCTTGCCATGGTTGGACTCGAAAATGCTGCTGAAAAGAAGCTGAAGGAGTTCAGCAGAGGGATGAGGCAGAGGCTTGCTCTCGCACAGGCCCTGATAAACGACCCGGAAGTGGTTTTCCTCGATGAACCCACAAACGGGCTTGACCCCTCAGGCATAGCCGACTTCAGGAGAATAATTCGGAACCTCAACAGAGATGGAAAAACGATCTTCTTTTCCTCTCACATACTTGCTGAGGTCAGGGAGGTTTGCAGGAGTATTGGCATTATCAGCAAAGGGAGGCTTTTGAAAACGGGCAGGATTGATAAGCTGAACAGCAAAATGTCCATAATAGTTCAGACAGAGCCTCAGGCGGATGAATCACTGCTCAGGGAGTTTGGAGACGTCAGCTTTGATGAACAGCAGGATGCATTCGTAATTGATGTGGAGAGGGACTGCAGGGTTGAAATTTCAAAACGCCTCTTCGAGAGCGGGTATATTGTGAAAGAACTGCATCTCAGAGAACCTACTCTGGAGGAGGTTTATTTCAGCATTGTGGGGTGA
- a CDS encoding CDP-alcohol phosphatidyltransferase family protein, producing the protein MLTELVYRRFSKPLAKILSKTGVSPNAVTIMATLVGIGAAAVIASGEIYWGVLTLFISQILDCTDGDLARLTGRVTRVGAYLDRVFDRFVDAAIVIGVVYLAPSELWLAGFMAVVGSFGVSITRAMAEAEGAECKVGIGGRDTRLAIIMAGLLLGFATGKDVSLYSLTLWIVAVLGFITTIHRMIHTMKQL; encoded by the coding sequence TTGCTGACAGAACTGGTCTATCGGAGGTTTTCTAAGCCTCTTGCAAAAATACTTTCAAAAACCGGCGTTTCTCCGAATGCCGTTACCATAATGGCCACCCTCGTCGGAATCGGGGCAGCAGCAGTCATAGCATCGGGTGAAATATACTGGGGTGTGCTCACACTCTTCATATCACAAATCCTTGACTGTACGGATGGCGATCTGGCAAGATTAACGGGAAGGGTTACGAGGGTCGGGGCATACCTTGACAGGGTTTTTGACAGGTTCGTTGATGCGGCCATAGTCATAGGGGTGGTGTATCTGGCTCCTTCGGAACTGTGGCTCGCCGGATTCATGGCTGTGGTGGGTTCATTCGGCGTAAGCATAACCAGAGCTATGGCTGAGGCGGAAGGGGCTGAATGCAAGGTTGGAATTGGTGGAAGGGACACGAGACTGGCAATCATCATGGCCGGACTTCTGCTTGGTTTTGCAACGGGGAAAGATGTTTCCCTCTACAGCCTGACTCTGTGGATTGTGGCGGTACTGGGGTTCATCACCACCATCCACAGAATGATCCACACGATGAAGCAACTTTAG
- a CDS encoding COG1470 family protein: protein MRWIFFLVAALLLTGSVECIISEIQVSPGEKVTLPLTVKNEDNEEKTIRLSYYFSGGESIDGYFYYDNKRVSSIRLNSSESVDVYFSFVAPEKEGRYFLTLYGDGSTSVRLKVAYPAKPLEVTSDIRGLKMEAGDVAELDVSVENTLSAPYGVNLSCKAPKNWECSFYEGDSEVYKIVLDKNERRELKFRIDTDSSTDVGVYRVSMMFNNQVETLEVYITQSHAGEKGEVRLKVVDKDGTGVAAARVIVGNETFFTSGDGEAIFEISPGNYDIRIEKGGYYEKTLRDVKVKGGRTNDLGTVFLEKKAYYAELSVGSSKVSATIGDVTTISIRLENRGYAEDSYVLSVEGLPANYKFTFKEGNLAVSEVFVDPGESKDLTLELYVPPNAEPGEIQAEIVAKGRYEATQKITLTVVGEFRIYFSLEGGQYSLTASQGDEIEATGHVTNAGRGAKLTNVKVNLELPEGWEGKVEPELIPVLGPGDDGIVNLKIKVPANAKPSEYRVTVKVLSDQIDTTDRISVIVRERSYATYVGLGIIAVALISLILLIKKVGRR from the coding sequence ATGAGGTGGATATTTTTTCTGGTGGCTGCTTTACTGTTGACAGGATCTGTGGAGTGTATAATCTCCGAAATTCAGGTTTCCCCAGGGGAGAAGGTGACATTGCCTCTCACCGTAAAAAATGAGGATAACGAGGAGAAAACAATACGCCTTTCTTACTATTTCTCCGGTGGAGAAAGCATCGATGGATATTTTTACTATGATAACAAGAGAGTTAGTTCGATAAGGTTAAATTCGAGCGAGTCTGTAGATGTGTATTTCTCTTTCGTAGCTCCCGAAAAAGAGGGGAGGTACTTTCTCACGCTTTACGGGGATGGCAGTACCAGTGTCCGGTTGAAGGTAGCGTATCCCGCCAAACCGCTTGAGGTAACCTCGGACATCAGGGGCCTGAAGATGGAGGCCGGTGATGTGGCCGAACTGGATGTGAGTGTCGAAAATACCCTCAGTGCACCTTACGGAGTAAACCTAAGCTGCAAAGCACCAAAAAACTGGGAATGCAGCTTTTATGAGGGGGATAGTGAAGTTTACAAAATTGTGTTAGATAAGAATGAGCGAAGAGAGCTGAAGTTCAGGATCGATACGGATTCTTCGACAGATGTTGGAGTGTACAGGGTTTCGATGATGTTTAACAACCAGGTTGAGACTCTGGAGGTGTACATAACACAGTCTCACGCTGGAGAAAAAGGAGAGGTGAGATTGAAAGTGGTGGATAAAGATGGAACAGGAGTTGCAGCAGCAAGAGTAATCGTTGGAAACGAGACGTTTTTCACGTCAGGTGATGGTGAGGCAATATTCGAGATCTCACCCGGAAATTATGATATCAGGATAGAAAAGGGCGGGTACTACGAAAAGACTTTGCGAGATGTGAAGGTCAAAGGGGGGAGAACGAATGATCTGGGGACTGTTTTTCTTGAAAAAAAGGCTTATTACGCCGAACTCTCTGTCGGCAGTTCGAAAGTTTCGGCGACGATTGGAGATGTTACGACCATCAGCATCAGACTCGAAAATCGGGGATATGCTGAGGACAGCTATGTGCTGAGTGTGGAGGGTTTGCCGGCCAACTATAAGTTCACGTTCAAGGAGGGAAATCTTGCAGTTTCGGAGGTTTTTGTTGATCCTGGGGAATCAAAAGACCTTACCTTGGAACTGTACGTGCCACCGAACGCAGAGCCAGGGGAAATACAGGCAGAAATAGTGGCTAAAGGCAGGTATGAGGCCACGCAGAAAATAACTCTTACGGTTGTGGGGGAGTTCAGAATTTATTTCAGTCTGGAGGGTGGGCAGTATTCTCTTACAGCCTCGCAGGGAGATGAGATTGAGGCAACTGGACACGTCACAAACGCTGGAAGAGGGGCCAAGCTGACAAATGTCAAGGTTAACCTGGAATTGCCCGAAGGGTGGGAGGGTAAGGTGGAACCCGAGCTAATCCCGGTGTTGGGTCCGGGGGACGATGGTATTGTGAATCTGAAGATAAAAGTTCCTGCTAATGCAAAACCAAGTGAGTACAGAGTTACGGTTAAGGTCTTATCCGACCAGATCGACACCACAGATAGAATATCGGTGATAGTGAGGGAAAGGAGTTATGCGACATATGTGGGTCTGGGGATAATAGCTGTGGCACTGATCTCGCTGATTTTGCTGATAAAAAAGGTGGGAAGGCGGTGA
- a CDS encoding acyl-CoA dehydratase activase, protein MIAAGIDVGSLTAKCAIVNDEELVAYRIIKVTPNLEETAERVFHDTLKLAGVVKDDVERIVATGYGRNKVRFADRKITEISCHAKGALFFIPTARTVIDIGGQDSKVIAIANGRVAEFVMNDKCAAGTGRFFEVMASALNLKIEELGDVARRAKKATKISSTCTVFAESEVISHLASGEKVEDIVAGIHEAIASRIAAMARRVRVEPDVVLTGGVAKNRAMKMALEKELGLEIKVPPEPQIIGAVGAALFALQ, encoded by the coding sequence ATGATTGCTGCAGGGATAGACGTTGGGTCTTTGACCGCAAAATGTGCCATAGTTAATGACGAAGAGCTAGTGGCCTACAGAATTATAAAGGTCACCCCTAATCTCGAGGAGACAGCAGAGAGGGTGTTTCATGACACCCTGAAGCTTGCAGGAGTCGTGAAGGATGATGTCGAGAGAATCGTCGCCACTGGTTACGGACGAAACAAGGTCAGATTCGCCGATAGAAAGATTACAGAAATAAGCTGTCACGCAAAAGGAGCGCTGTTTTTCATACCCACCGCAAGGACCGTCATAGATATAGGGGGACAGGACAGCAAGGTTATCGCAATAGCAAATGGCAGGGTTGCGGAGTTCGTCATGAACGACAAGTGTGCTGCAGGTACTGGCAGGTTCTTCGAGGTTATGGCTTCCGCTCTGAACCTGAAAATAGAGGAACTGGGAGATGTGGCCAGAAGGGCAAAAAAAGCTACGAAAATCTCCTCAACATGCACGGTGTTTGCAGAATCAGAAGTTATCAGCCATCTCGCCTCCGGAGAAAAAGTTGAGGATATTGTGGCAGGAATTCACGAGGCAATAGCATCCAGAATAGCCGCAATGGCACGGAGGGTGAGGGTTGAGCCGGACGTAGTTCTTACCGGGGGTGTGGCGAAAAACAGGGCGATGAAGATGGCTCTGGAAAAGGAGCTTGGTCTGGAAATCAAGGTTCCTCCTGAACCTCAAATAATCGGGGCTGTTGGCGCAGCCTTGTTCGCGCTGCAGTGA
- a CDS encoding phosphocholine cytidylyltransferase family protein yields the protein MEAVILAAGFGSRLGHHTREIPKALLKIGKKPLIYYTINTLMKNGIEDVIIVTGHKGYVLKDYLSGFDMNFKFVHNSLYKRTNNIYSLYLAMDHVSSGFYILNSDVLFHPEIFTYIHQNEDDSLVLSVDNVKKLGEEEMKVQISDGVVKRISKQIPPNKADGEYIGIAKVHRNTVDDLKEHVTKVMDKKGRKVFYEEAFQSMMDSGHEVYCEFTRGLPWIEIDTPSDLMAARYEIFPNIKAPEGQ from the coding sequence ATGGAGGCAGTAATACTTGCAGCGGGTTTTGGCTCAAGACTGGGTCATCACACCCGTGAAATCCCAAAAGCTCTCCTCAAAATAGGAAAAAAACCATTAATATATTACACCATCAACACACTGATGAAAAACGGAATTGAAGATGTAATCATAGTGACAGGACATAAGGGGTACGTGCTCAAGGACTATCTTTCCGGTTTCGACATGAATTTCAAGTTTGTGCACAACAGTCTGTACAAAAGAACAAACAACATATACAGCCTATATCTCGCAATGGACCACGTTAGTAGCGGATTTTACATTCTAAACTCTGATGTGCTTTTCCATCCAGAAATATTCACTTACATCCACCAAAACGAGGACGACAGCCTGGTTTTATCGGTTGACAACGTCAAGAAGCTTGGAGAGGAAGAGATGAAGGTACAGATCAGCGATGGAGTCGTGAAAAGAATCAGCAAGCAAATTCCACCGAACAAAGCAGATGGAGAGTATATAGGCATCGCAAAGGTTCACAGAAACACTGTTGACGACCTGAAGGAGCATGTTACGAAGGTCATGGATAAAAAGGGGAGAAAGGTATTCTATGAGGAGGCGTTTCAGTCGATGATGGATTCCGGTCATGAAGTGTACTGCGAGTTTACAAGGGGACTGCCGTGGATAGAAATCGACACGCCTTCCGATCTGATGGCTGCAAGATACGAAATTTTCCCGAACATAAAAGCTCCCGAAGGCCAGTAA
- a CDS encoding 2-hydroxyacyl-CoA dehydratase subunit D: MTLKKLKSAERMKQIMGGYYMMGKQAEVNAWITSGAPVELLYAMDIYPVYPENHGALIGAAKQGPYFSDFAEKKGFSRDLCSYARCDVGCVYAGTSPIGGLPEPTFLFACNNICNTVVKWYEVLSRIFKVPIFILDTPFVRKEIKESYVRYVHDQLYEFVDFMEKTTGREMSDLKLRKTLDRSAKGVNAYSEVLKMAKNRPSPLTCFDAFINMAPIVCLRGTDYPIEFYAEMRNELEERVKRGEGAVENEEVRLLWDNIPIWYRLKWLAEFFAERNACLVADTYTNAWTGFISIDRSDIFWSMAETYTYIYLNIGLEHMADAINRLIDFYDVDGVVIHSNRSCKPYSFGQYELQKMIDVPSVVIEADMVDSRAFSEAQVETRLEAFLEMVK; the protein is encoded by the coding sequence ATGACACTGAAGAAGCTCAAATCCGCTGAGAGAATGAAACAGATAATGGGTGGCTACTATATGATGGGCAAGCAGGCAGAGGTTAACGCCTGGATAACCAGCGGTGCTCCCGTTGAGCTGCTCTATGCGATGGACATATACCCCGTCTATCCTGAGAACCACGGAGCTTTAATAGGCGCAGCAAAACAGGGTCCTTATTTCAGCGATTTTGCAGAGAAAAAAGGATTTTCGAGAGACCTGTGCTCCTACGCCAGATGCGACGTGGGTTGTGTTTATGCAGGGACGAGCCCCATAGGCGGGTTGCCAGAACCCACCTTCCTGTTTGCCTGTAACAACATCTGTAATACGGTTGTTAAGTGGTATGAGGTTCTGAGCAGAATCTTCAAGGTCCCCATTTTCATCCTCGACACCCCTTTCGTGAGAAAGGAGATAAAAGAGAGTTATGTCAGGTACGTTCACGACCAGCTTTACGAGTTCGTGGACTTCATGGAAAAAACCACTGGCAGAGAGATGAGCGATTTAAAGCTCAGGAAGACGCTGGACAGGTCGGCTAAGGGTGTTAACGCCTACTCTGAGGTGCTGAAAATGGCAAAGAACAGGCCATCTCCATTAACCTGCTTCGATGCCTTCATCAATATGGCCCCGATAGTCTGCCTTAGAGGAACGGACTACCCTATCGAATTCTACGCAGAGATGAGGAACGAGCTTGAGGAGAGAGTAAAGAGGGGAGAGGGAGCAGTCGAAAACGAAGAGGTAAGGCTTCTCTGGGACAACATACCCATCTGGTACAGGCTCAAGTGGCTGGCCGAGTTTTTTGCGGAGAGGAACGCATGTCTTGTCGCCGATACATACACCAACGCCTGGACGGGTTTTATTTCGATTGACAGGAGCGACATTTTCTGGAGCATGGCCGAAACCTACACCTACATCTACCTCAACATCGGACTTGAGCACATGGCGGATGCTATAAACAGGCTGATCGACTTCTACGATGTTGACGGTGTGGTTATTCACTCAAACAGAAGCTGTAAACCCTACTCTTTCGGACAGTATGAGCTGCAGAAAATGATTGATGTACCTTCGGTTGTGATCGAAGCGGACATGGTGGATTCAAGGGCATTCAGCGAGGCTCAGGTTGAAACGAGGCTAGAAGCATTCCTCGAGATGGTGAAGTGA
- a CDS encoding acyl-CoA dehydrogenase family protein, producing the protein MAIGFTFTEEQEDIRRAAREFAEKEFTPELAIECDRNEKFPFELWRKCAKLGFHAVDIPEEYGGGGYGPIEKMIVMEEFSAVNPGLGLACLIPTFGFEILNLHGSEEQKEKWLPKLARGDVIMGMANTEPDAGSDAANIKTRAVREGDEWVINGTKQFISNGTIANFLLVTARTREMDPKAKHRGISYFIVETDREGYKATKITGKMGIRASDTAEVSFNNVRVPNENLVGEEGKGFYYMMEFFDISRVWVAAQAVGIARGALKLVVDYVKQRKAFNVPLAAFQYIQFRLAELATKVEAARTLVYRAAAVQVEQGKPDNALSAMAKWYAGEVAVETCNWALQFHGGYGYIDEYPINQFYRDAKITEIYEGAKEVEKLIIARNLLGVR; encoded by the coding sequence ATGGCAATCGGTTTTACTTTTACCGAGGAGCAGGAAGATATAAGGAGAGCTGCCAGAGAGTTTGCGGAAAAGGAGTTTACACCCGAACTGGCGATAGAGTGCGACAGAAATGAGAAGTTCCCATTCGAACTCTGGAGAAAGTGTGCAAAGCTGGGTTTTCATGCAGTGGACATACCAGAAGAGTACGGTGGAGGAGGTTACGGTCCAATAGAGAAAATGATAGTAATGGAGGAGTTTTCAGCCGTAAATCCCGGATTGGGGCTTGCCTGCCTCATCCCAACATTTGGCTTTGAGATCCTGAACCTGCATGGCAGTGAAGAACAGAAGGAGAAGTGGCTCCCGAAACTTGCGAGGGGAGATGTAATAATGGGAATGGCCAACACCGAACCCGACGCAGGAAGCGATGCGGCAAACATCAAGACGAGGGCAGTCAGAGAAGGAGATGAGTGGGTTATAAACGGAACAAAGCAGTTCATAAGCAACGGAACCATCGCAAACTTCCTGCTTGTGACTGCAAGAACGAGAGAAATGGATCCAAAGGCTAAGCACAGAGGGATATCTTACTTCATTGTCGAGACCGACAGAGAAGGGTACAAGGCAACCAAGATAACAGGGAAAATGGGTATTCGTGCAAGTGATACGGCAGAGGTGAGCTTCAATAACGTCAGAGTTCCGAATGAGAACCTTGTTGGTGAGGAGGGAAAGGGCTTCTACTACATGATGGAGTTCTTCGACATAAGCAGAGTCTGGGTTGCTGCTCAGGCAGTGGGGATAGCCAGGGGTGCACTCAAGCTTGTCGTTGATTACGTGAAACAGAGAAAGGCCTTCAATGTTCCACTCGCAGCATTCCAGTACATCCAGTTCAGACTGGCAGAGCTTGCAACGAAGGTTGAGGCAGCAAGAACTCTCGTATACAGAGCGGCAGCCGTGCAGGTCGAACAGGGTAAGCCAGACAACGCACTTTCTGCAATGGCTAAGTGGTACGCAGGAGAGGTCGCTGTTGAGACGTGCAACTGGGCTCTCCAGTTCCACGGTGGTTACGGTTATATAGATGAGTATCCGATAAATCAATTCTACAGAGACGCAAAAATAACGGAGATATACGAGGGCGCCAAGGAAGTCGAGAAGCTGATTATTGCGAGAAATCTGCTCGGTGTTAGATAA